The DNA segment CTGATCTTTTCTGTGAGATATTTCCAATATCTTTTTGGTACATGCTGCACGTGTAGTTTCGTGTTTTTTCTGGCCGTAATATTGGTACTTTTGAAATAGTCTTTCCAGAGAACCGCATACAATGGTTCTTTTTCAGCTTGTATTTCAGTACATGGTTTTTGCAGTCTTCTTTCTGCTTCTGGTTCCAGGTAAATTTCTTCAACCCTTTCCAGGTTATAAAACAACCCGTAATGACGCTTTAAGTCGTAAATGACCCATTGCTGATCTGCATACCTGTGCTTAAAATGGCTCATAATTAAAGGCAGGACATTAAAGTCGGGGTCTATGCCGCAATAAAATATCCCATCTGCAGCATGTTGGAAACGGATAAAAGCCTCCATTCTGTGTTT comes from the Pedobacter heparinus DSM 2366 genome and includes:
- a CDS encoding TIGR03915 family putative DNA repair protein — its product is MIYLIDGSLEGLLCAVYEWFERKPGKVLLKLEHYHQPDAFSKVFAVHNDSKKADRVWKGLQKKLDKAWMRRFYCTFLAELPEAYGYLFEFACYIFSSGPGAEGNYGNAYVLHVAQTAKKVEREKHRMEAFIRFQHAADGIFYCGIDPDFNVLPLIMSHFKHRYADQQWVIYDLKRHYGLFYNLERVEEIYLEPEAERRLQKPCTEIQAEKEPLYAVLWKDYFKSTNITARKNTKLHVQHVPKRYWKYLTEKISI